GTACAAAGGAACAAAAATTAACATCGTCGATACTCCAGGTCACGCTGACTTTTCAAGTGAAGTTGAACGTATTATGAAAACTGTTGATACTGTTATTTTATTAGTGGATTCAAGTGAAGGACCAATGCCTCAAACACGTTTTGTTTTATCTAAAGCATTAGAGTTAGGATTGAACCCAATCTTAATGATTAATAAAATAGATAAAAAAGATCAAAGAGCAGAAGAAGTTGTTGAAGAAGTATTAGAGTTATTTATGGAATTAGACGCTACTGATGAACAATTAAACTTCACTACATTATATGGAATTGCTCGTGAAGGGATTGCTCAATTAAGTTTAGATGAAAAAGGAATTGATCTTTCACCAATGTTTGAAACTATTATTGAACAAATTGGAACATACCCAATTGAATTAGCTGACAAACCATTAAAAATGCAAGTTAGCTCATTAGCTTATGATTCATTTATTGGAAGATTAGGAATTGGGAGAATCTTTGAAGGCAAAATTACTGAAGGACAAACTGTTAGTGTTGTTAAAAATAATAGTGAAGTTAAACAAGCTAAAATTTCTAAATTAACAGTTTATCAAGGTTTAAATAAAGTTAATGTTAAAGAAGCATATGCTGGAGACATTATTACTTTTGCTGGAATCGATCATATTTCAATTGGAGATACTATTAATGAATTAAATAATATTAATCCAATGGAACCAATTACAATTGAAGAACCTACAATGAGTATGAACTTTTTGGTTAACACTTCTCCTTTCGCTGGAAAAGTTGGTAAGTTTGTTACTTCAAGAAATATTAAAGAACGTTTAGAAAAAGAATTAGAAGTAAACGTTGGTTTAAAAGTTAAACCATTAGACAACCCAACTATTGAAGGGTTCAAAGTTTTAGGGCGTGGAGAACTTCATTTATCTGTTTTAATTGAACAAATGAGAAGAGAAGGTTTTGAATTAGCTATTTCTAAACCAGAAGTTATTTTCAAAAAAGGTGAAAATGGAACTTTATTAGAACCAATGGAAAAAGTTATATTAAACATTCCAACAGAATATTCAGGAACTGTTATTAATAAGTTAAACCAACGTAAAGGTTTAATGACAGATATGGATTCAGATGGTGTTAGAGATAAAATCGTTTATAACATTCCTTTAAGAGCATTAATTGGATTCAGAAGTGAATTTACAAATGATACTCATGGTGAAGGAATCATGGTTAGAAGCTCAAACGGATTTGAAGCATACAAAGGTGAAATTGAATCACGTAAAAATGGAGTACTTATTTCAATGGCAGCTGGTAAAACATTGCCTTATGCTTTAAATAACTTAGAAGAACGTGGAATTCTATTTGTTGGACCTCAAGTCGAAGTTTATGATGGAATGATCGTTGGACAACACTCAAGAGACAATGATTTAGAAGTTAATCCAACAACTGGTAAAAAATTAACTAACACTCGTGCGAGTGGTAGTGACGACTCAGTTAAATTAACTCCACCAAAATTAATGACTTTAGAAGAAGCATTAGAATACATTGAATGAGATGAGTTAGTTGAAGTTACACCAGAAGATATTCGTTTAAGAAAAAGATGATTATCAAATACTGAAAGACGTCAACACAGAAACGATAATAAAAAAGTTTTTGAATAAAATAAAATGAACTTATATTGAGTTCATTTTATTTTGCTTTCTTACATTGTTATTAATTAAAATAATTATATATTCTAAAATAATGAAATATAAATCCATGTTAATCAATTTTTGGAGGATTAATGATCTTAGAGCATAAACCATTATACTTTTCATTTTTATTTTCAACTTTAATAGAAAACTTTGAATCGTTGATGAAACCAATATTTAAATTTGTTTCATCATCAGTTAATAATTTTAATAATTTTCCAAAATTACTGATATCTTTTTCACTTTAATTTTCATATTGTATACCATATTTTTCATCGTTTCGTTCATATCAATAATGCTTACCCTTTTGTTTTAAATTATTTAATTCATTATTTTCAGCTGATTTTAATCATGTTTTTAATTCATTTTGATTATTTGGTGTAACTGATTCATTGATTATTTCATTTTCAGCTGACCATATAAAAAATATAGCTTCAATAAGTGGATATTGCATACTCTCTTTTGTATTTAAACTTGAGTCATTATATTCATATATTTATAAGATCTTTTATTAAATTCTGTACTCTTTCATTATTTTGCTAACTAATGAATTGTCATTTTGTCCACATGAAATAACAGTTGTTGTTCCTGTGGCTACCAACCCAAGCGCTCCTAATATTGCTATTAATTTTTTCACAATATTATCTCCTTTTCTTATAAAATAGACATACGTCCCAAAATGATTATTACAAAAAACTCGTTTAATACGTAAAATTTCAAAAGTAATTTAATTTTTTTATAAGATAATAGCAAAAAAATAAAACTACAACACTTCTAATTTTAATTTACATCTAAATGCTTTTACATTGTCTTCTTTAATATATAATTTAAATTTTCTTCAATATAGAAATATACATAAAATTTTGTGATGCTTTAAAATCATAATTATTTTTAAAATCTTTGTATTTTAAAGGTTTCTTAAATTCTTTGTAATCTAAAATTTCCATTACATACCAACCTTCTCTATGTGCTATTCACTCATTCATTACATTATAAGCATTAATAGAATTTTTAACTTAATTTAAATAAAATACTGAAGCATCTTCCTTATTCATTCAAATTTTACTTTTAATTTTTATATATCCATAAATCCTTGCATCTATTTTTTGGAATATAAATGTATATTTTAGTTTATTCATTAACTTGCGGAAATTTAAATCTATATTCGTATTTCTTTTTTCCTTCTTTAATTAGGTCAAAATATTCCTTTTTCATTGATATTAAAATATTCATAATTAATTTCCTTTATAAGAACTATCTGTGTCTTTAAATGTAAACATCATTTCAATAATAGATTCATGTAATGGTATAAACTCATTTGTATTAGTCATTTTTATTATTTCAGCTTTACTAGCTCATTTCACTTCAGCAACTTCTTCTTTTTGTAAAACTAAATCATTTAGATTTAAATCTTTTTTAATTAAATAAATATCATTAAAATCTTCATAGAAATTAATTGTAAATGCTGGTCTAATCTTTGAGAAATCTATATTTATCCCTAATTCTTCTTTTGCTTCTCTTGCTGCTGTTTGTTGACTTGTTTCACCAGTTCAAACTGATCCACTAACTGATGGAGTTCATTTGTTTGTTCAATAAGTTCTTTCTTTTGCAACTTTTTGAATAAGCATTTCATTATTTGAATTAAAGATTCCGATTACTATTTTTCTTTTGTAACAACCTTCAGGAACTTTAGTTCCTCTTATCATTGTTTTGTCTGTTTTTATTCCATTCATATCATATAAATCTAAAACTTCCATAAGCACCTCATTATTTTAAGATAATAACAAAAAATAGCGCTTATGCGTTATTTTTATTTATTATTCTTCATTAATTATTTTAAATGCTTCAAGTTCTTTATATCGATCAATGATATTAACTCGATAAAAGTTTTCAGGTAACCCTTTAGTTTCAACATATTGATATTCAAGATGTTCTTTTAATAAAATTAAACGATCAAAAATGATTTCATATTTAATTAATACAGCAATAAATTTATTTGCACTTTCAATCATGTCATCAAGTAAATCAATTACTAAATCATCAAATCCATCAATTGTATTTGATAGGTATTCTAATAATTGATATGCTATATCTAACTTGTCATCTTTTTCAGTATATTTACTGAATCTCTTAATTAGTTCAATTAGGTCATCTCAACAATATTTAAATTCAGCAGGAACTTCAGTATTTCTAACTAAAGTAATTAGTTCTTCATAATATTTTTCAGTTAGTTCTAAAAATGCTTTATTAATAGAAACATCTATTCCATTTTCATCAATCGCATTATATGAATTTTTGCTGATTTCATTATAAACTTTAACAAAATCACAAGTGACCTGATATAAACCACTCATTCTTAAATGAAATACTCCGCTAATAAAAGATTTAATGTATTCTTTTGTTTTACAAATTTCTTCACTTTCAAGAAAACCGGGTAAATTATCTACTTCAAATGCTGATCTGTTATTTTCAATAAAAGTGTAATAATTTGGATTCTGTGATCAAATTACTTTTAAATCATAAACTTCATCAAAAATAATATTATTTTCTGTTGTATTAATTTGAATATATCAATCATCATTTAAAAATTGCATTAGTCAATCTTCATATTTAAATTTACTCATTATTGTCATTCCTTTCTAATCGTCAAGTTTTAATACTGCAATGAATGCTTCTTGTGGTACTTCAACACTACCAATTTCTTTCATTTTCTTTTTACCTTCTTTTTGTTTATTAAGAAGTTTCTTACGTCTTGATTTATCAGCTGCATGAAGTTTTCATGTAACATCTTTTCGATATGCTTTAATTGTTTCACGAGCTAAAACTTTATTTCTTATTGTTGCTTGTACAGGTACTTCGAAGTTTTGACGTGGAATTAATTCTTTTAACTTTTTAGTTAATGCAGCTCCCCTTTGATAAGCAAAGTGTTTATTTACTATCATAGAAAACGCATCAACCATATCTCCATTTAATAAAATATCCATTTTAACTAATTGAGATTCTTGATATCCAATCATGTCATACTCAAATGATGCATAACCTTTTGAAATAGATTTTAATTTGTTAAAGAAATCAAAAATAATTTCAGCTAATGGCATGTCATATACTAGCATCATACGATTATCATCAACAACTTGTAAATCTTTATATGTTCCTAATTTGTTTTGACATAAACTCATTAAGTTTCCAACTGAATCTTTTGGTGTCATAATTTTTACATTTACAAAAGGTTCTTCAATAAACTTGATTTTTTGAGGGTCTGGTAATTTAGCAGGGTTGTCAATTTCAATCATTGTTTGGTCTGTTAAGTGTACACGATAAATTACTGATGGAGCGGTTGCAATCAAGTTTAGATTATATTCTCTTTCTAATCTTTCTTGCACAACTTCCATATGTAATAAACCTAAAAACCCTACTCTAAATCCAAAACCTAAAGCTTGTGATGTTTCTGATTCATAAACTAATGATGAATCAGATAATTCCATTTTTTCTAAAGCATCTTTAAAATCTTGATATTGATTTGTATCAACTGGATAAATTCCACAATAAACCATTGGTTTAAGTTTTTTGTATCCATCTAATGGGTATAATGCTGAATTTGTTACAGTTGTAATTGTATCTCCAACATTAATATCTTTAATTGTTTTAATTGAAGCTGCTACTCACCCAACTTCTCCAGCTGTTAATTGTTCTCTTTTGATAATCTTAGGATTTTTAACTCCTAGTTCAGTTACTTCGTAACTGCTACCATTTGCCATCAGTTTAATTCGATCACCAACTTTAATTGAACCTTCTCTTACTCTAATAGACATAACTACACCTAAATATTTGTCATAATAGCTATCAAAGATTAATGCTCTTAATGGTTTTGCATCATCAGCATCATAAGGTGGTGGGATTTTATTTACAATTGCTTCTAATACATCTTCAACCTTTAGTCCAGTTTTAGCACTAATTAAAGGTGCATCACTACAATCAATTCCAATTGTATTTTCAATTTCCTCTTTTACACGTTCAGGATCTGCACTGGGTAAATCAACTTTATTAATAACAGGGATAACTTCTAAATTATTGTCAATTGCTAAATATACGTTTGCTAATGTTTGGGCTTCAATTCCTTGAGTTGCATCTACAACTAACATTGCTCCTTCACAAGCAGCTAAACTTCTTGATACTTCATATGTGAAGTCAACATGGCCTGGTGTATCAATTAAATGGAAAGTATATTCTTCTCCATCTTTTGCTTTGTAATTCAATTGAACAGAGTTTAATTTAATTGTGATTCCACGTTCTCTTTCAATATCCATTGAATCTAGTAATTGCTCTTGCATTTCACGTTTAGCAACAGTGTTTGTCATCTCTAAAATACGGTCAGCCAATGTTGACTTACCGTGATCGATATGAGCAATGATACTAAAATTTCTAATTTTTGATTTATCCATGTTATCTCTTTCTATTATTAATAGTTTTCTTTATATTTCTCAATAAATTTTACTAAGTCTTCAATTACAGCTTCATTTACGTCTTCTTCTAATAATTTGTTTTTAAGGTTTTGATACAATTTAAAATCAGTATCTAATCCGATTCTTGTGAATCTGTAAAATAACTTTTGTGAATCTTTTCCTAGTTTTGTATAGTTATCTAAACCACCACTTTGAATTAAGATTGGTAGGTCTTTTGTAATGAATTCATTGTTTGCATTTTTTGAAATAAATTTATTTCCATAAGCAATATCTTTAAATGCTGACAAACTTAATTTTAAATTACATAATGGGTCATTATTGTATTTTTCAACAAATTTTAAATTGCTAGATAATCATTGATTATCAATTTTTAACATTATGTTATGTCCGCGGTTTAATCTTTTTGCTCTGATTTTATTTAAAAATTTAGCTTCTGATTTTGTATTGAAAATAACTTGATTCAAATTCATATATTTTAAAAACAAGTTAGACAATAGATAACTATAGTCACGAGTATTCATCAGAATTAAACCAGATATCTCTTCTGAGTATTTAATTGCAAATGCTCTTGCTAAATTTCCACCTAAACCTTGTCCTAACATGAAGATTGGTAAATCTGGGTGATATCTTTTAATTCAAGTATTAATGTTTTTGATATCTTCAACCATTTTACTTCAACCTTGCCGTTTTTCAAAGAAGATAGTTTCTGGTGTGTCATTTTCATTTCTACTTTCACCAAGACCTCTTAATTCAGTTCCAATTAATAAAATATTATGATCTCGCATTAATTTAGCAAAGCCATCATACATTGTCATGTGTTCATCAAAATTTGGCACAATTTGAATTACAGCAATAGGTTTTTTGGGTGTTTTTCATTCAAAATTAATTAATTCTTTTCCATCAATCATTTGTAGTTGAAATTTTCTCATTTTTAAACCTCCTTAACGTATTCTTCAAATGTTGCTTTAGCTGCCAATTGGTCAGCTAAATCATTATAATAATCATTACTATGTCCCTTGACTCAAATAAACTCGATTTCTACTTTAGCTCTGATTTGATCAACGAATTTAATATATTCATTTCCTTCATCAGATTTTGCTTTTCATTCATGATTAGCTCATTTAGCTATTCCTTCATAATCGTGATATAAATATAATTTTTGAATATTGTTAGCATATGCAAACAACATTACTCTTTTTGCTCCTTGTAATTCTCCGCTTACATTTCACATTGATTTTAATTCATGCTCACGATATCTTTTTGAAAAGTGAAATTCTTTATTCTTTCAAATTACTACAGCTCCATATGAGTAAGTATTATCTTCTTTAATAAAACTTCCATCACTATAAGCTACTGCAGTATTTTCATTTGAAGTTATTTTTTTAGTTTTTGATTTTGGTGTTATACCAATAATATATGCTTTTGCATCTTGTTTATTAGTAAATGATTTGTAAAGCGCACCAGTAAATCCTTCTACTTGTGCTTTGCAATCTTCTCAACTAGTATAAACACCAATGTTTCTACCTTTTTTAACAGCATAATACTTCATAAACTAAATCCTCCTTTGTAATTAACAATTAATAAGCTCTTGCAAAATAAACTTTTAAATTAGTTTCTTTATTACAATTAAAACAATTTTCAGTTTTGTTGTCTTGTTCAAATGGAATACAACGTGAATTTGTTGATGTTTGTTTTTTAACATCTTTTTCACATGCTATTTCCCCACAAAATGGAACTAAAACAAATCCTTGGTTTTCAGCTAATATTGTTTTGTATTCTTCAATTGTTTTTGCTTTTGAAGTTCTATCCTCACGATTTTTTAATGCCTTAGCATATAAGTTTACATCGTATTCTTTAATCATTTGATCAACAACTTTTTCAACTTCATTTACATTAACTTGAACTTTTTCTCTTGTATCTCTTCTTGATATTATTACTTGATTATTTTCTAAATCTCTTGGGCCAACTTCAATTCTTAATGGAATTCCTTTAATTTCGGCTTCACTTATTTTAAACCCGAATGATTTATCTGTTTTATCAATATCTACACGGTATTTTGATTTTAATAAGTTTTTAATATCTTCTGTTACTTTAATTACTTCATCAGTTTCTTTAATTTGAATTAATCTTACTTGAATTGG
This region of Mesoplasma melaleucae genomic DNA includes:
- the typA gene encoding translational GTPase TypA codes for the protein MSNQKIINIAVIAHVDAGKSTLVDALLKQGGAFRDNQEVVEQIMDSNDQERERGITIYSKNCAIEYKGTKINIVDTPGHADFSSEVERIMKTVDTVILLVDSSEGPMPQTRFVLSKALELGLNPILMINKIDKKDQRAEEVVEEVLELFMELDATDEQLNFTTLYGIAREGIAQLSLDEKGIDLSPMFETIIEQIGTYPIELADKPLKMQVSSLAYDSFIGRLGIGRIFEGKITEGQTVSVVKNNSEVKQAKISKLTVYQGLNKVNVKEAYAGDIITFAGIDHISIGDTINELNNINPMEPITIEEPTMSMNFLVNTSPFAGKVGKFVTSRNIKERLEKELEVNVGLKVKPLDNPTIEGFKVLGRGELHLSVLIEQMRREGFELAISKPEVIFKKGENGTLLEPMEKVILNIPTEYSGTVINKLNQRKGLMTDMDSDGVRDKIVYNIPLRALIGFRSEFTNDTHGEGIMVRSSNGFEAYKGEIESRKNGVLISMAAGKTLPYALNNLEERGILFVGPQVEVYDGMIVGQHSRDNDLEVNPTTGKKLTNTRASGSDDSVKLTPPKLMTLEEALEYIEWDELVEVTPEDIRLRKRWLSNTERRQHRNDNKKVFE
- a CDS encoding lipoprotein; translated protein: MKKLIAILGALGLVATGTTTVISCGQNDNSLVSKIMKEYRI
- a CDS encoding ASCH domain-containing protein is translated as MNILISMKKEYFDLIKEGKKKYEYRFKFPQVNE
- a CDS encoding NUDIX hydrolase, whose translation is MEVLDLYDMNGIKTDKTMIRGTKVPEGCYKRKIVIGIFNSNNEMLIQKVAKERTYWTNKWTPSVSGSVWTGETSQQTAAREAKEELGINIDFSKIRPAFTINFYEDFNDIYLIKKDLNLNDLVLQKEEVAEVKWASKAEIIKMTNTNEFIPLHESIIEMMFTFKDTDSSYKGN
- the lepA gene encoding translation elongation factor 4, with the protein product MDKSKIRNFSIIAHIDHGKSTLADRILEMTNTVAKREMQEQLLDSMDIERERGITIKLNSVQLNYKAKDGEEYTFHLIDTPGHVDFTYEVSRSLAACEGAMLVVDATQGIEAQTLANVYLAIDNNLEVIPVINKVDLPSADPERVKEEIENTIGIDCSDAPLISAKTGLKVEDVLEAIVNKIPPPYDADDAKPLRALIFDSYYDKYLGVVMSIRVREGSIKVGDRIKLMANGSSYEVTELGVKNPKIIKREQLTAGEVGWVAASIKTIKDINVGDTITTVTNSALYPLDGYKKLKPMVYCGIYPVDTNQYQDFKDALEKMELSDSSLVYESETSQALGFGFRVGFLGLLHMEVVQERLEREYNLNLIATAPSVIYRVHLTDQTMIEIDNPAKLPDPQKIKFIEEPFVNVKIMTPKDSVGNLMSLCQNKLGTYKDLQVVDDNRMMLVYDMPLAEIIFDFFNKLKSISKGYASFEYDMIGYQESQLVKMDILLNGDMVDAFSMIVNKHFAYQRGAALTKKLKELIPRQNFEVPVQATIRNKVLARETIKAYRKDVTWKLHAADKSRRKKLLNKQKEGKKKMKEIGSVEVPQEAFIAVLKLDD
- a CDS encoding alpha/beta fold hydrolase, giving the protein MRKFQLQMIDGKELINFEWKTPKKPIAVIQIVPNFDEHMTMYDGFAKLMRDHNILLIGTELRGLGESRNENDTPETIFFEKRQGWSKMVEDIKNINTWIKRYHPDLPIFMLGQGLGGNLARAFAIKYSEEISGLILMNTRDYSYLLSNLFLKYMNLNQVIFNTKSEAKFLNKIRAKRLNRGHNIMLKIDNQWLSSNLKFVEKYNNDPLCNLKLSLSAFKDIAYGNKFISKNANNEFITKDLPILIQSGGLDNYTKLGKDSQKLFYRFTRIGLDTDFKLYQNLKNKLLEEDVNEAVIEDLVKFIEKYKENY
- a CDS encoding ribonuclease H1 domain-containing protein; translated protein: MKYYAVKKGRNIGVYTSWEDCKAQVEGFTGALYKSFTNKQDAKAYIIGITPKSKTKKITSNENTAVAYSDGSFIKEDNTYSYGAVVIWKNKEFHFSKRYREHELKSMWNVSGELQGAKRVMLFAYANNIQKLYLYHDYEGIAKWANHEWKAKSDEGNEYIKFVDQIRAKVEIEFIWVKGHSNDYYNDLADQLAAKATFEEYVKEV